In the genome of Streptomyces sp. P3, the window TCGTCGCCCGGTTCTTGTCCGCGTCGTGGACGTGCAGCACGTGGTGATCCATCGTGGTGACGGCGCCGGCCGACGGGTCGACCGAGTGGACTACCGGGTCGGTCAGGTAGCGGCGGACCAGCAGGTCGACGTTGCGGTCCAGGGTCGCCGAGAACAGCATCCGCTGCCCGTCGGGGCGCACCTGGTCGAGCAGGGCGGTGACCTGCGGCATGAAGCCCATGTCGGTCATCTGGTCGGCCTCGTCGAGGACGGTGACGGCGACCTGGTCCAGCCCGCAGTCACCGCGGTCGATGAGGTCCTTGAGGCGCCCGGGCGTGGCGACGACGACCTCGGCGCCGCCGCGCAGGGCGTGCGCCTGCCGGCCGATCGGCATGCCGCCGACGACGGTGGCGATGCGCAGGCGCAGCGCGCGGGCGTAGGGGGTGAGGGCGTCGGTGACCTGCTGGGCCAGTTCCCGGGTGGGGACGAGGACCAAGGCCAGCGGCCGGCGGGGTTCGGCCCGCTGTCCCGCGGTGCGCGCGAGCAGGGCGAGGCCGAAGGCGAGGGTCTTGCCGGAACCGGTGCGGCCACGGCCCAGGACGTCCCGGCCGGCCAGCGAGTTCGGCAGCGTCGCGCCCTGGATCGGGAACGGCACGCTTACGCCTTCCTGGCCCAGCGCGGCCAACAACGGCTGCGGCAGCGCGAGTTCGGCGAACGACTCGACGGCCGGCAGTGCGGGCGTCATCGTCTTCGGCAATGCGAACTCGGCCGACGCGGCCGACCGGTTTCCGTAGCCGTGGGAGCGGCGCGAAACACCGGAACGGCCGGTGCCACGGCTTCCTCCGGGGCGGCCGTAAGCGCGGTTCGTGCGGTCGCGATTCATACGGGATCTCCTCGATGCGGGCACGTATCAAGGGATTTCCGCAGCAAAGTGAACGGCGCTGAAAATCGCGAGAACGAGCCGGTGATGACAGGGCGGAAACGCCCTGGAAAACAAAACGAGCCGGGGCCCGCACCCTCAGGTGCGGGCCCCAGCTGCGAAGAACGTGTCTGTGCCTGTGTCAGGCGATGACGATGTTCTCGGCCGTCGGGCCCTTCTGGCCCTGCGCGATGTCGAACGACACCTTCTGGCCCTCGAGCAGCTCACGGAAGCCCTGGGCAGAGATGTTGGAGTAGTGGGCGAAGACGTCGGCGCCGCCGCCGTCCTGCTCGATGAAGCCGAAGCCCTTTTCGGCGTTGAACCACTTCACGGTGCCAGT includes:
- a CDS encoding DEAD/DEAH box helicase produces the protein MNRDRTNRAYGRPGGSRGTGRSGVSRRSHGYGNRSAASAEFALPKTMTPALPAVESFAELALPQPLLAALGQEGVSVPFPIQGATLPNSLAGRDVLGRGRTGSGKTLAFGLALLARTAGQRAEPRRPLALVLVPTRELAQQVTDALTPYARALRLRIATVVGGMPIGRQAHALRGGAEVVVATPGRLKDLIDRGDCGLDQVAVTVLDEADQMTDMGFMPQVTALLDQVRPDGQRMLFSATLDRNVDLLVRRYLTDPVVHSVDPSAGAVTTMDHHVLHVHDADKNRATTEIAARDGKVIMFLDTKHAVDRLTGHLLGNGVRAAALHGGKSQSQRNRTLAQFKDGHVTVLVATNVAARGIHVDNLDLVVNVDPPGDHKDYLHRGGRTARAGESGTVVTLVLPHQRRGMARLMADAGIDARVTPVRSGEAELSRITGARTPSGVPVVITAPAVERPRRTSSPSRGRRDRAGQGRPVVAAVRRRTPRRPDLDSAA
- a CDS encoding cold-shock protein; translated protein: MATGTVKWFNAEKGFGFIEQDGGGADVFAHYSNISAQGFRELLEGQKVSFDIAQGQKGPTAENIVIA